A genome region from Glycine max cultivar Williams 82 chromosome 5, Glycine_max_v4.0, whole genome shotgun sequence includes the following:
- the LOC100782971 gene encoding beta-amyrin 28-monooxygenase, with amino-acid sequence MDFFMQSLLLTLLTLVASIFVLQKRRKLLVLGSTKSLPPGSFGWPLVGETYQFLFNKIEHFLQERVQKHSSEIFHTHILGESTVVLCGPGANKFVSTNETKLVKVSYMKTQRRFFIIPDQRHAPMPKPTQEAASAAPVKILGILKPEGISRYMGNKIESTMNQHFITHWEGKKEVKVYPLVKAFSLTLGCQFFLGIDGPKFASEFENLYFGIYSVPVNFPGSTYHRALKAAAAIRKEIQILIKEKIDALSKGQVVDDLIAHVVGAEQDGKYVPRLEISNIIMGLMNSSHMPIAITLAFMIKHIGQRPDIYQKILSEHADITISKGSGTALDWNSIQKLKYTWAVAQETMRLYPTAPGAFREAITDITYEGFTIPKGWKIFWAFIGTNKNPKYFHEPESFDPSRFEGNAPVPYTWLPFGAGPRTCPGKDYVRFVVLNFIHILITKFKWEAILPDEKVSGSSIPIPAEGIPIRLHHY; translated from the exons ATGGATTTTTTCATGCAATCTTTGTTACTTACTTTGCTCACCTTGGTTGCATCTATCTTTGTTTtgcagaaaagaagaaaactacTAGTACTAGGTAGCACTAAAAGCTTGCCCCCAGGTAGCTTTGGGTGGCCCCTAGTGGGTGAAACCTACCAATTTTTGTTCAACAAGATTGAACATTTCCTTCAAGAGAGGGTTCAAAAGCACTCCTCAGAGATCTTCCACACACACATTCTTGGAGAGTCAACAGTGGTTCTTTGTGGCCCTGGAGCAAACAAATTTGTCTCCACCAATGAGACAAAGCTTGTCAAGGTCTCGTACATGAAAACTCAGCGCAGGTTCTTCATCATTCCTGATCAAAGACATGCACCTATGCCAAAACCAACACAAGAAGCTGCATCTGCTGCTCCTGTGAAGATCTTGGGGATTCTGAAACCTGAGGGAATATCTAGGTACATGGGGAACAAGATTGAATCCACCATGAACCAACATTTCATTACACACtgggaaggaaaaaaagaagtgaagGTGTACCCTTTGGTGAAGGCCTTTTCCCTTACACTTGGATGCCAATTCTTCTTAGGAATTGATGGACCAAAATTTGCCAGTGAGTTTGAGAACTTGTATTTTGGTATCTATTCTGTTCCTGTGAATTTTCCAGGCTCCACATACCATAGGGCACTGAAGGCTGCAGCTGCTATAAGGAAAGAGATCCAAATTCTGATCAAAGAGAAGATCGATGCTTTGTCCAAGGGGCAAGTTGTGGATGACCTAATAGCACACGTAGTTGGTGCTGAGCAGGATGGAAAATATGTGCCAAGACTTGAAATAAGTAACATCATCATGGGGTTGATGAATTCCAGCCACATGCCAATAGCTATTACCCTGGCTTTCATGATCAAACACATTGGACAGAGGCCTGATATCTACCAAAAAATCTTATCCG AGCATGCTGATATTACAATATCCAAAGGATCCGGTACTGCACTAGATTggaacagcatacagaaattgaAATACACATGGGCTGTTGCACAAGAGACCATGAGACTCTACCCAACTGCACCAGGTGCATTCAGAGAGGCAATAACAGATATAACCTATGAAGGTTTTACTATTCCAAAGGGGTGGAAG ATCTTTTGGGCATTTATTGGAACAAATAAGAATCCAAAGTACTTTCATGAACCTGAAAGTTTTGATCCCTCAAGGTTTGAAGGGAATGCTCCTGTTCCATACACTTGGTTACCCTTTGGAGCTGGACCAAGAACTTGCCCTGGAAAAGACTATGTACGGTTTGTGGTCCTCAATTTCATTCACATTCTCATAACCAAGTTCAAGTGGGAAGCTATACTTCCTGATGAGAAGGTTTCAGGTTCTTCGATACCTATCCCAGCAGAGGGAATTCCTATACGTCTTCATCACTACTAA